One genomic window of Solanum dulcamara chromosome 12, daSolDulc1.2, whole genome shotgun sequence includes the following:
- the LOC129876156 gene encoding 40S ribosomal protein S5-like, whose amino-acid sequence MDAGVVAAPSPAAPADANKENKAHTDVMLFNRWSYDEVSINDMSVEDYITATANKHPVYMPHTAGRYQAKRFRKAQCPIVERLTNSLMMHGRNNGKKLMAVRIIKHAMEIIHLLTDQNPIQVIVDAVINSGPREDATRIGSAGVVRRQAVDISPLRRVNQAIYLLTTGARESAFRNIKTIAECLADELINAAKGSSNSYAIKKKDEIERVAKANR is encoded by the exons ATGGACGCAGGTGTAGTTGCCGCCCCCTCCCCCGCCGCCCCCGCCGATGCAAACAAAGAGAATAAGGCTCACACCGATGTCATGCTTTTCAATCGCTGGAGCTACGATGAAGTCTCG ATCAATGACATGTCCGTTGAGGATTACATCACAGCAACTGCTAACAAGCATCCAGTTTACATGCCACACACAGCTGGTAGATACCAGGCCAAGCGTTTCAGGAAGGCCCAGTGCCCAATTGTTGAGAGGCTCACCAATTCTCTTATGATGCACGGAAGGAACAACGGAAAGAAGCTGATGGCTGTTCGCATTATTAAGCATGCAATGGAGATCATTCATTTGTTGACAGACCAAAACCCAATCCAAGTCATTGTTGATGCTGTTATCAACAG TGGGCCAAGGGAAGACGCTACGCGTATTGGTTCAGCTGGTGTTGTCAGACGTCAAGCCGTTGATATTTCTCCACTTCGCCGTGTTAACCAGGCAATTTATTTGCTGACAACTGGTGCACGTGAGAGTGCTTTCAGGAACATCAAGACCATAGCAGAGTGCCTTGCTGATGAACTCATCAATGCTGCCAAGGGTTCTTCAAATAG CTATGccattaagaagaaggatgagaTTGAAAGGGTTGCCAAGGCCAATCGTTAA
- the LOC129877662 gene encoding putative F-box/kelch-repeat protein At1g15680, which translates to MELCVNSIKEESFDNPISGKLVKTKSEMFFSNGYLPDWFLIEVLSRLPVKCVFRYKSVSKRWRFLISATSFASLYISRASLLTPWTILANTLCVNMKSGSFLAQSFMPNLFSDNWLHSRFSIVHFPNIVSSEVGEGCNVVGVSDGLVLYDRGVGVEMSDYHIYNGITGRCVALPRISTSFGYVSTGFLTKSEGGSLTSYKVVRLDCQFGESYVLKFEVFSSETGHWRRVVVYMDVAIEVVWLRRPVALNGKLHWIDRQHGILAFNPYDDFNQCCVIGLPADIDEQCIDARNNGRPVLFDVHQGRLRYMEVSVKSVYPFGFSGVSVWVLDEYDSSSWTLQHKVKIKDISFDDILISKALNGIIPTPIAFHPLDSNIFYLGFGDTIVSYNMKTLKLDALVDPADIQGTLQRNGRDSLRETPCWSSAFLFTLPPWPISHPIKKRNSK; encoded by the coding sequence ATGGAACTTTGTGTTAATAGCATAAAGGAAGAATCTTTTGATAACCCCATTTCTGGGAAACTTGTGAAAACCAAATCAGAGATGTTTTTCAGTAATGGGTATCTTCCAGATTGGTTCTTGATTGAGGTTTTATCAAGATTGCCTGTAAAATGTGTTTTTAGGTACAAATCTGTGTCAAAACGGTGGCGTTTCTTGATTTCTGCAACTTCTTTTGCTTCTCTGTATATATCTCGTGCTTCTTTGTTAACACCTTGGACTATTCTTGCTAATACTCTTTGTGTGAATATGAAGAGTGGTAGCTTTTTAGCTCAGTCATTTATGCCTAACTTGTTCTCTGATAATTGGTTACATTCAAGGTTTAGTATAGTTCATTTCCCTAATATTGTTAGTAGTGAAGTTGGTGAGGGGTGTAATGTTGTTGGAGTTAGTGATGGATTAGTTTTGTATGATCGCGGTGTGGGTGTAGAAATGAGTGATTATCATATTTACAATGGTATTACGGGGCGTTGTGTTGCTCTTCCTCGAATTTCCACAAGTTTTGGATATGTTAGTACTGGTTTTTTAACGAAATCTGAAGGGGGGTCTCTGACGAGTTATAAAGTAGTGAGATTGGATTGTCAGTTTGGTGAGTCGTATGTGCTTAAGTTTGAGGTGTTCTCGTCTGAGACTGGACATTGGAGGAGAGTTGTTGTGTATATGGATGTAGCAATTGAAGTTGTGTGGCTCAGGAGGCCTGTTGCTTTGAATGGGAAGCTGCATTGGATTGATCGTCAACATGGCATTTTGGCATTTAATCCTTATGATGACTTCAATCAATGTTGTGTAATTGGTCTCCCTGCTGATATTGATGAGCAATGTATTGATGCTAGGAATAACGGGAGACCTGTTTTGTTTGATGTTCATCAGGGTCGATTGAGGTATATGGAGGTGTCTGTTAAGTCCGTGTATCCCTTTGGATTTTCAGGTGTTTCTGTTTGGGTTCTTGATGAGTATGACTCTTCAAGTTGGACTTTGCAGCACAAGGTAAAGATCAAAGACATCTCGTTCGATGACATTTTAATTAGCAAAGCATTAAATGGGATCATTCCTACTCCAATCGCCTTCCATCCGCTTGATTCCAACATCTTTTACCTTGGTTTCGGAGACACCATTGTATCATAcaacatgaaaacattaaaattgGATGCCCTTGTTGATCCAGCTGACATTCAAGGTACGCTTCAAAGAAATGGACGGGATAGCCTTAGAGAAACGCCTTGTTGGTCATCAGCGTTCTTATTCACACTTCCTCCATGGCCAATTTCTCATCCCATTAAGAAAAGAAACAGTAAGTAA